Proteins encoded together in one Dehalococcoidia bacterium window:
- a CDS encoding Xaa-Pro peptidase family protein, which produces MKTRVERLRGALTRHELDAALISNGQNRRYLSGFTGSAGYLLIAADDAVIATDFRYYEQSAQQSPDFRLHKTIGGFDGWVPPLLEGLGGKKIAFEAGDMTVATHQAFKKALGSLPEGDRPQLAPTPNLVESLRIFKEPEEVVALQRAVDLGDAAFTDVAQRVEPGWTEKQVAWEIEKYIREHGGDALSFDTIVAGGPWGAMPHAYPRDRKLEAGEGVVIDMGCDVDGYMSDLTRTIFLGKPDDQFKKIYDIVLTAQLTAEEMVKPGMTGEECHMIAHNVIEAAGYGETFGHGLGHGIGLQVHEAPRVARTSNDELKDNMVFTIEPGIYVTGWGGVRIEDMVVLENGKARVMSRAPKLQFVG; this is translated from the coding sequence CCGGATCGGCGGGTTACTTGCTGATTGCGGCGGACGACGCCGTGATCGCGACGGACTTTCGTTACTACGAACAAAGCGCGCAACAGTCGCCGGACTTCCGGCTGCACAAGACCATCGGCGGCTTCGACGGTTGGGTGCCGCCGCTGCTGGAGGGTCTCGGCGGCAAGAAGATCGCGTTCGAAGCGGGGGACATGACGGTGGCCACGCACCAGGCGTTCAAGAAAGCGCTCGGGTCGCTGCCGGAGGGCGACCGGCCGCAGTTGGCGCCGACGCCGAACCTGGTCGAATCCCTGCGCATCTTCAAAGAGCCCGAGGAGGTCGTCGCGCTGCAGCGGGCGGTGGACCTGGGCGATGCGGCGTTCACGGACGTCGCGCAGCGCGTCGAACCGGGGTGGACGGAGAAGCAGGTCGCGTGGGAGATCGAGAAATATATCCGTGAGCACGGCGGCGATGCCCTGTCGTTCGACACGATCGTGGCGGGCGGTCCGTGGGGCGCGATGCCGCACGCGTACCCGCGCGACCGCAAGCTCGAAGCCGGCGAGGGCGTGGTCATCGACATGGGCTGCGACGTCGACGGGTACATGTCGGACCTGACGCGCACGATCTTCCTGGGGAAGCCGGACGATCAGTTCAAGAAGATCTACGACATCGTCCTGACGGCGCAACTCACGGCTGAGGAGATGGTGAAGCCTGGCATGACCGGCGAGGAGTGCCACATGATCGCGCACAACGTCATCGAAGCGGCGGGATACGGCGAGACGTTCGGGCACGGGCTTGGCCACGGGATCGGGCTGCAGGTACACGAAGCGCCGCGCGTCGCGAGGACATCGAACGACGAGTTGAAGGACAACATGGTGTTCACGATCGAGCCGGGGATCTACGTGACCGGCTGGGGCGGCGTGCGCATCGAAGACATGGTGGTGCTGGAGAACGGCAAGGCACGCGTGATGAGCCGCGCGCCGAAGCTGCAGTTCGTGGGCTGA
- a CDS encoding plastocyanin/azurin family copper-binding protein produces the protein MRTLFTIGATLLVAAATIFVAAPGAHAATVSVDVQDFVFNPSMVNIQVGDEVEWTFVGQSPHNVTANDASFASADLLTGTFARTFDTAGSFAYYCTFHGTAQGQGMAGAVVVAAAAAPTATNTAQSAGTPTRTATRTPQSTTTPQTPVATATPGGAATPTPIEVIPIGAPGDGLPSSTGGAAPQAVGAPNAGAGPGDTDTWWYWLAVVLAVLGALSVGSALTLARSGRR, from the coding sequence ATGCGGACCTTGTTCACAATCGGCGCAACCCTCCTCGTTGCCGCCGCGACCATCTTCGTCGCGGCGCCCGGCGCCCACGCCGCCACCGTTTCGGTGGACGTACAGGACTTCGTCTTCAATCCGTCCATGGTCAACATTCAGGTTGGCGATGAAGTCGAGTGGACATTTGTGGGTCAGTCCCCCCACAACGTGACCGCGAACGACGCCTCGTTCGCCAGCGCGGACCTGCTTACGGGCACCTTCGCGCGCACGTTCGACACCGCCGGTTCGTTCGCGTACTACTGCACCTTCCATGGCACCGCACAGGGGCAGGGGATGGCGGGCGCCGTAGTCGTGGCTGCCGCGGCAGCGCCCACCGCCACGAACACGGCGCAGTCCGCTGGCACGCCAACTCGCACCGCCACGAGGACGCCGCAGAGCACGACTACGCCGCAGACCCCGGTTGCCACGGCGACGCCGGGAGGCGCCGCCACGCCGACGCCCATCGAAGTGATCCCGATCGGCGCTCCTGGCGATGGGTTGCCGTCATCGACAGGCGGCGCCGCGCCGCAAGCCGTCGGCGCGCCGAACGCCGGCGCAGGCCCCGGCGATACCGATACGTGGTGGTACTGGCTCGCAGTCGTGCTCGCGGTGCTGGGCGCGCTCTCGGTCGGCAGCGCGCTGACGCTAGCGAGATCCGGCAGACGATAG
- the efp gene encoding elongation factor P gives MISTGDMKRGATIELDGRVYQVMEFSHIKTGRGSAQMRMKLRDVRRGDTIEKTFQAGEKWPRVRVERVAMQLSYVDGEMYYFMNTETYDQVPLTLDQVGDARFYLAENGTCDVLFLGDEAIGIELPASVVLQVAECEPGVKGDTATGATKPAKMSTGLVVNVPLFVNEGDKIRVNTGTGDYQERA, from the coding sequence ATGATCTCAACGGGCGACATGAAGCGCGGCGCGACTATCGAGCTGGATGGACGCGTCTACCAGGTGATGGAGTTCTCGCACATCAAGACGGGGCGCGGCTCGGCGCAGATGCGGATGAAGCTGCGCGACGTGCGCCGCGGCGACACGATCGAGAAGACGTTCCAGGCGGGCGAGAAGTGGCCGCGCGTGCGCGTCGAGCGGGTAGCGATGCAGCTCAGCTACGTCGACGGCGAGATGTACTACTTCATGAACACGGAGACGTACGACCAGGTGCCGCTGACGCTGGACCAGGTCGGCGACGCGCGCTTCTACCTGGCCGAGAACGGCACTTGCGACGTGCTGTTCTTGGGCGACGAGGCGATCGGCATCGAGTTGCCGGCATCGGTGGTATTGCAGGTCGCGGAGTGCGAGCCGGGCGTGAAGGGCGACACCGCGACGGGCGCGACGAAGCCGGCGAAGATGTCGACGGGGCTCGTGGTGAACGTGCCGCTGTTCGTGAACGAAGGCGACAAGATCAGGGTCAACACCGGCACGGGCGACTACCAGGAGCGCGCCTAG
- the galU gene encoding UTP--glucose-1-phosphate uridylyltransferase GalU, which yields MRVRKAVVLAAGYGTRMLPATKAQPKESLPLVDKPIIQYTVEEAAAAGLTQVIIVTAASKRAVEDHFDRSLELELTLTEKGDVVRLAEIQRISDLAHIVYVRQKEQRGIGHAVLQARDVVGDEPFMLMFPDDVLVAEVPVAKQMVDVFEERGGSVIAVQHVADADVENYGIVGGEDVGGNVMRVRSLVEKPKLSDAPSRLGIVGRYVLTPEIFDVLAETRPGMNREIQITDALATLMETQPVFAYEFEGRRYDTGRPLGLLTAAIEIGLRRADIGPELREYLRALPLED from the coding sequence GTGCGCGTACGCAAGGCCGTCGTCCTGGCAGCGGGCTACGGCACCAGGATGCTTCCGGCGACGAAGGCACAGCCGAAGGAGTCACTCCCGCTCGTCGACAAGCCTATTATCCAGTACACGGTCGAAGAAGCCGCCGCCGCGGGCCTGACGCAGGTGATCATCGTCACAGCGGCGAGCAAGCGCGCGGTCGAGGACCACTTCGACCGGTCGCTCGAACTGGAATTGACGCTGACGGAGAAGGGCGACGTCGTCCGGCTCGCCGAGATCCAGCGGATCAGCGACCTGGCGCACATCGTCTACGTGCGGCAGAAGGAGCAGCGCGGCATCGGACACGCGGTGCTGCAAGCGCGCGACGTCGTGGGGGATGAGCCGTTCATGCTGATGTTTCCCGACGACGTGCTCGTGGCCGAGGTGCCCGTCGCGAAGCAGATGGTCGACGTATTCGAGGAGCGTGGCGGGTCGGTGATCGCCGTGCAGCATGTGGCCGACGCCGACGTGGAGAACTACGGCATCGTGGGGGGTGAAGACGTCGGCGGGAACGTCATGCGCGTGAGGTCGCTCGTCGAAAAGCCGAAGCTGAGCGATGCGCCTTCGCGGTTGGGCATCGTCGGGCGTTACGTGCTGACGCCGGAGATCTTCGATGTGCTGGCGGAGACGCGGCCAGGGATGAATCGCGAGATCCAGATCACGGACGCGCTGGCAACCCTGATGGAGACGCAGCCGGTGTTCGCCTACGAATTCGAAGGACGGCGCTACGACACCGGACGTCCGCTGGGCCTGCTCACAGCCGCCATCGAGATCGGCCTTCGGCGCGCGGACATCGGCCCGGAGCTGCGCGAGTACCTCCGCGCGCTGCCGCTCGAAGACTAG
- a CDS encoding SDR family oxidoreductase translates to MSSKWALVLGASSGFGAATSRALAKAGYGVFGVHFDLRSTLPNAVKVQDDVKAAGQEAVFFNINAADPDKRAAALDDVRAKLGGDGYVHVLLHSLAFGTLLPFVDDEPKSRISQKQMDMTLDVMAHSLVYWSQDMAVRRLLGQNSRIFAMTSSGSTRVIKAYGAVSAAKAALESHIRQLAFELAPMGVTANAIRAGVTDTPALRRIPGGPELHQRAMERNPSGRATTPEDVATAITVLADERLYWMTGNVIGVDGGEELSA, encoded by the coding sequence ATGTCATCGAAGTGGGCACTCGTGCTCGGCGCGTCGAGCGGCTTTGGCGCGGCGACCTCGCGCGCGCTGGCGAAGGCCGGCTACGGCGTGTTCGGCGTACACTTCGACCTGCGCTCGACGCTTCCGAACGCCGTGAAGGTGCAGGACGACGTGAAAGCCGCCGGACAAGAGGCGGTCTTCTTCAACATCAACGCCGCCGATCCAGACAAGCGCGCTGCGGCGCTCGACGATGTGCGCGCGAAGCTCGGCGGTGACGGCTACGTACACGTCCTGTTGCACTCGCTGGCATTCGGCACGCTGCTGCCGTTCGTCGATGACGAACCGAAGTCGCGGATCAGCCAAAAGCAGATGGACATGACGCTCGACGTGATGGCTCATTCGCTCGTGTACTGGTCGCAAGACATGGCGGTGCGCCGGCTGCTCGGTCAGAACAGCCGCATCTTCGCGATGACGAGTTCAGGTTCGACGCGCGTGATCAAGGCGTACGGCGCGGTCTCGGCGGCGAAGGCGGCGCTCGAGTCGCACATCCGGCAACTGGCGTTCGAACTGGCGCCGATGGGCGTGACGGCGAACGCGATCCGCGCCGGCGTCACCGACACGCCGGCGTTGCGTCGCATTCCCGGCGGGCCGGAGTTGCACCAGCGGGCCATGGAGCGCAATCCCAGCGGCCGCGCGACGACGCCGGAAGACGTCGCGACGGCGATCACCGTGCTTGCGGACGAGCGGTTGTACTGGATGACCGGCAACGTGATCGGCGTCGATGGCGGCGAGGAGCTGTCGGCGTAA